The Blastopirellula retiformator genome includes a region encoding these proteins:
- a CDS encoding succinylglutamate-semialdehyde dehydrogenase, with amino-acid sequence MLYMGGKWKNGAGQTFASTNPANGETVWEGAAAAGADVDAAFAAASDALSAWGVQTVEARAELLRAFAEIVRLNRTELADAISAEVGKPRWDAASEVDATVGKIEVTIDAHVRRRAEESIDLKARIGRTWYRPLGVVAVFGPFNFPAHIANGQIVPALLAGNCVLFKPSELTPHVAELMTRFWEEAGVPPGVFNLLQGDAQTGRRIAEHPGLRGLFFTGSLPTGLKLRETLVHRPEVLLALELGGNNPLVVLEPDENLTQVDQVIQSAFITSGQRCTCVRRLILVGPCEQFLAALREKTAQIVVDAADAIPEPFMGPLIHAAAAERILSEQQRLIAGGAVELLASRQLPNSAAFLSPGLIDVTHCSVRTDEEMFGPLLQVVRVDDFAAAIAEANDTRFGLVAGLLGGDQAAFEQFRREVNAGLINWNVPTTGASGRLPFGGTGASGNYRPAGYFAADFCSVPVAGLVPADKLPESQS; translated from the coding sequence ATGTTGTACATGGGCGGCAAGTGGAAAAATGGGGCAGGGCAGACGTTCGCGTCGACCAATCCTGCCAACGGAGAGACGGTGTGGGAAGGCGCAGCAGCCGCCGGCGCCGACGTTGACGCTGCGTTTGCAGCCGCTTCGGACGCTCTTTCGGCCTGGGGCGTCCAAACGGTCGAAGCTCGTGCGGAACTATTGCGGGCATTCGCCGAAATCGTCCGTCTGAATCGGACCGAACTGGCCGACGCGATCTCGGCCGAGGTGGGCAAGCCGCGGTGGGATGCCGCGTCAGAAGTCGACGCGACGGTCGGCAAGATTGAGGTGACGATTGATGCCCACGTGCGTCGCCGTGCCGAAGAGTCGATCGACCTGAAGGCCCGCATCGGACGAACCTGGTATCGTCCGCTGGGCGTGGTCGCGGTATTCGGCCCCTTCAACTTTCCGGCTCATATCGCCAACGGACAAATTGTCCCGGCGCTATTGGCGGGCAACTGCGTGTTGTTCAAACCAAGCGAACTGACGCCGCACGTCGCTGAGCTAATGACTCGCTTCTGGGAAGAAGCCGGCGTGCCGCCGGGCGTTTTCAATCTGCTGCAAGGAGACGCCCAAACGGGACGGCGAATCGCCGAGCACCCTGGCCTGCGGGGGCTCTTCTTCACCGGCAGTCTGCCAACCGGGCTGAAGTTGCGGGAGACGCTGGTCCATCGCCCCGAGGTGCTGCTGGCGCTCGAGCTGGGAGGAAACAATCCATTGGTCGTGCTTGAGCCGGATGAAAACCTGACGCAGGTCGACCAAGTGATTCAATCGGCGTTTATTACTTCGGGGCAACGTTGTACCTGCGTGCGGCGGTTGATCTTGGTCGGACCATGCGAGCAGTTTCTCGCCGCCTTGCGAGAAAAGACTGCCCAAATTGTGGTTGATGCGGCCGACGCAATTCCAGAGCCCTTCATGGGGCCGCTGATTCATGCGGCGGCGGCCGAACGCATCTTGAGCGAACAACAGCGTTTGATCGCCGGCGGCGCGGTCGAGCTGTTGGCGAGTCGGCAGTTGCCAAATAGCGCGGCGTTTCTTTCGCCGGGGCTGATCGACGTTACCCATTGCAGCGTGCGAACGGATGAGGAAATGTTTGGGCCGTTGCTGCAGGTTGTGCGGGTGGATGATTTCGCGGCGGCGATCGCCGAGGCGAACGACACCCGCTTCGGTCTGGTGGCGGGGCTGCTGGGCGGAGACCAGGCGGCGTTTGAGCAGTTCCGCCGCGAGGTCAACGCGGGGCTGATCAATTGGAACGTGCCGACCACCGGGGCCAGCGGCCGGCTTCCCTTCGGAGGAACCGGCGCCAGCGGCAACTATCGCCCGGCCGGTTATTTCGCCGCCGACTTTTGCAGCGTGCCGGTCGCCGGACTGGTTCCGGCCGACAAGTTGCCGGAGAGCCAGTCGTGA
- a CDS encoding arginine N-succinyltransferase, with protein MSQEPLLVVRPIQMEDLSQVNALAKLTATGLTTLPRDESLMEKRMKQAVRSFSQMEDDSVQHELFLFVMEEKRSGEIVGTCGIVPKVGGFKPNYAYQLRTEVHESETLGLRYEHEVLYLVREHDGPTEIGSLFLRSEFRGGGTGRVLSLCRFLFMANFPDLFESEVIAEMRGVINEDGSCPFWDSLAHHFLGIDFPNADMLSLYNKEFIETLMPRHPIYVGLLPPAAQASIGEVHHFTAPARRLLEGEGLEWHDLVDIFEAGPILQCKREEIRAVRDSRVDAIVEIETHFEDMGAFRRCIATTVGGPFLAAGGLLFLREDGLVIEQTLAEALQVRPGDALRYVDLRVEA; from the coding sequence ATGAGCCAAGAACCGTTGCTCGTCGTGCGTCCGATTCAAATGGAAGACCTGAGTCAAGTCAATGCGTTGGCTAAACTGACCGCGACCGGACTGACAACGCTTCCCCGCGACGAGTCGCTGATGGAGAAGCGCATGAAGCAGGCGGTGCGGTCTTTCTCTCAAATGGAAGACGATTCCGTTCAGCACGAGTTGTTCTTGTTCGTTATGGAGGAAAAGCGGAGCGGCGAGATCGTCGGTACCTGCGGCATCGTGCCGAAGGTCGGCGGCTTCAAACCGAATTACGCCTACCAACTGCGGACCGAAGTGCACGAGTCGGAGACGCTGGGCCTGCGGTACGAACATGAGGTCCTGTACCTGGTGCGCGAGCACGACGGGCCAACCGAGATCGGCAGTCTCTTCCTACGGAGCGAGTTTCGCGGCGGCGGAACAGGTCGGGTGCTTTCGCTCTGCCGGTTTCTGTTCATGGCGAACTTTCCGGATCTGTTCGAGAGCGAAGTCATCGCCGAGATGCGCGGCGTGATCAACGAGGATGGATCGTGTCCGTTCTGGGACTCGCTCGCCCATCACTTCTTGGGGATCGACTTTCCCAACGCCGACATGCTGAGTCTTTACAACAAAGAGTTCATCGAAACGCTAATGCCGCGGCATCCGATCTATGTCGGACTCCTTCCGCCGGCGGCTCAAGCGTCGATCGGCGAAGTCCATCACTTCACCGCGCCGGCTCGGCGATTGCTCGAAGGAGAAGGCCTGGAGTGGCATGACCTGGTCGACATCTTTGAAGCCGGCCCCATCCTGCAGTGCAAGCGAGAAGAGATCCGGGCGGTGCGCGACAGCCGCGTCGACGCCATTGTAGAAATTGAAACGCATTTTGAAGACATGGGAGCGTTTCGCAGGTGTATCGCGACGACCGTTGGCGGTCCTTTTCTGGCGGCCGGCGGCTTGCTCTTTCTGCGCGAGGACGGCTTGGTGATCGAACAGACGCTGGCCGAAGCGTTGCAAGTTAGGCCGGGCGATGCGCTGCGATACGTCGACCTGCGAGTGGAGGCGTAG
- a CDS encoding aminotransferase class III-fold pyridoxal phosphate-dependent enzyme, which translates to MDQPKLTAEMLKADPRVVEAKRLLREALAEHSEKLARRDPLPELQADYEAALSQFADLRGNPLYYPFLGSGIGRGSLVELADGSVKYDMISGIGVHVCGHSLPELVDVLTDAAIEDTVMQGNLQQNRESLEVCQRLVTLARGQGAPIDHCFLTSSGAMANENALKILFQHRTGSHRILAFDHAFAGRSIVLSQITDRPRYRAGLPATIPVDFVPFYNPDAGEESQHDAVAALRMYLTRYPGAHCGFIMELVQGEGGYRTAPKSFFAALCEELRSASVPIYFDEIQTFGRTLAPFAYQMLGLDQYADIVTVGKMTQVCATLFGGAMNPKPGLLSQTFTSSTTALLAAKYILDRLQHGGFYGPDGRNAQIHRRFCIRFEKLNQRHPELIRGPFGVGGMVALTALDGSAAAAKRVLTELFSAGVIAFAAGSDPTRIRFLPSLLAVSDDEIEAVCDILEQTLLRSHQESSGSPA; encoded by the coding sequence ATGGATCAGCCGAAGTTGACTGCGGAAATGTTGAAAGCCGACCCCAGAGTCGTCGAGGCCAAACGACTCCTCCGCGAGGCTCTAGCGGAACATTCCGAAAAGCTGGCTCGTCGCGATCCGCTGCCAGAGCTGCAGGCCGATTACGAAGCGGCGCTCTCGCAATTCGCCGATCTCCGCGGTAACCCGCTCTACTATCCGTTTCTCGGCAGCGGCATCGGCCGCGGCAGTTTGGTCGAATTGGCTGACGGCAGCGTCAAGTACGACATGATCTCGGGCATTGGCGTCCATGTCTGTGGGCACAGCCTGCCCGAGTTGGTCGACGTGCTGACCGATGCGGCGATCGAAGACACCGTAATGCAGGGGAATCTGCAGCAGAACCGGGAGTCGCTGGAAGTTTGCCAGCGGTTGGTCACGCTCGCTCGCGGGCAAGGCGCCCCGATCGACCATTGCTTTTTGACCTCCAGCGGCGCAATGGCGAATGAGAACGCGCTGAAGATTTTGTTCCAGCATCGGACCGGCTCACACCGCATCTTGGCGTTTGACCATGCCTTCGCCGGGCGTTCGATCGTTTTGTCGCAAATTACCGATCGGCCGCGATACCGGGCCGGGCTGCCGGCGACGATCCCGGTCGACTTCGTGCCGTTTTACAATCCTGATGCCGGCGAAGAAAGCCAGCACGACGCCGTCGCCGCGCTTCGCATGTATCTGACCCGCTACCCGGGCGCCCATTGCGGTTTCATCATGGAGCTGGTGCAAGGCGAAGGGGGCTATCGAACGGCGCCAAAGTCGTTCTTTGCCGCGCTGTGCGAAGAACTACGTAGCGCGAGCGTGCCGATCTATTTTGACGAGATCCAAACCTTCGGTCGCACTCTGGCGCCTTTCGCCTATCAGATGCTCGGGCTCGATCAGTACGCCGATATCGTGACCGTCGGCAAAATGACGCAGGTTTGCGCGACGCTGTTCGGTGGCGCCATGAACCCCAAACCAGGACTGCTGAGCCAGACGTTTACCAGTTCGACAACGGCGCTGCTGGCGGCCAAGTACATTCTGGACCGGCTTCAGCATGGCGGCTTCTATGGCCCGGATGGTCGCAATGCCCAAATTCATCGTCGGTTCTGCATTCGCTTCGAGAAACTGAATCAGCGCCATCCGGAACTGATTCGCGGGCCGTTCGGCGTGGGGGGCATGGTGGCGCTGACGGCGCTCGATGGTTCGGCCGCGGCGGCGAAACGGGTGTTGACCGAGCTGTTCTCGGCCGGCGTGATCGCCTTCGCCGCGGGATCGGATCCGACTCGGATTCGCTTTCTGCCGTCGCTGTTGGCGGTCTCCGATGACGAGATCGAAGCGGTTTGCGACATCCTGGAGCAAACCTTGTTGCGTTCGCATCAGGAATCGAGTGGGAGTCCTGCATGA
- a CDS encoding hydrolase encodes MDPAITWLDSQQAAMEKLLIDWASINTGTYHLAGVQRLADEVDRSFEEIAGSVLRLPLSPHHEINASGEAVEMPVGDALVISRRAESPLQAVLAIHLDTVYPVDSPFQTVTCTDEQIAGPGVADAKGGLVVLLYALLAFERYVEASGDTRLGWRVILNSDEEIGSPCSAELFGRYAAGADFGMVYEPSLPNGDLVGERGGSGNFSIIARGRSAHAGREFDQGRNAVVAAAEVARQLHALNGRWPGATFNVARIDGGSPYNVVPDVAVVRLNIRYPRPELETEISAALAKICGAAGDGITLQQEGQFSAPPKLLSLPQEALLQQFQQCGQSLGIGLEWQRSGGVCDGNRLAALGVPNVDTLGVRGGNIHSTGEYMWRASLAERAKLSASFLITKSRAGN; translated from the coding sequence ATGGACCCAGCTATCACGTGGCTCGACTCGCAGCAAGCTGCGATGGAAAAGCTGCTTATCGACTGGGCGTCGATTAATACGGGGACCTATCACCTGGCAGGCGTTCAGCGTCTGGCCGATGAGGTCGATCGGAGTTTCGAGGAGATCGCCGGCAGCGTTTTGCGCCTTCCGCTGTCGCCGCACCACGAGATCAACGCCAGCGGCGAAGCGGTCGAAATGCCGGTTGGAGACGCGCTGGTCATCTCTCGCCGCGCCGAATCGCCGCTGCAAGCGGTGCTCGCGATTCATCTCGACACCGTCTATCCGGTCGACTCCCCCTTTCAAACGGTCACGTGCACCGACGAGCAAATTGCCGGGCCTGGCGTTGCCGACGCCAAAGGAGGCCTGGTCGTCCTACTGTACGCGCTGCTCGCGTTCGAACGGTATGTCGAGGCCTCGGGAGATACCCGGCTGGGATGGCGAGTGATTTTGAACAGCGACGAGGAGATCGGCTCTCCTTGCTCGGCCGAACTGTTTGGGCGATACGCCGCCGGGGCGGACTTCGGCATGGTCTACGAGCCGAGCCTGCCCAATGGCGATCTGGTCGGCGAGCGGGGCGGCTCTGGCAATTTCTCGATCATCGCCCGGGGACGATCCGCGCATGCCGGTCGCGAGTTTGACCAGGGACGCAACGCCGTGGTCGCCGCGGCCGAGGTCGCTCGGCAGTTGCACGCTCTCAACGGACGCTGGCCTGGCGCGACGTTCAACGTTGCGCGGATCGACGGAGGTTCGCCCTACAACGTCGTGCCGGATGTCGCCGTGGTACGGCTGAATATCCGCTATCCGCGGCCCGAGTTGGAGACGGAGATCTCCGCGGCGCTCGCCAAGATTTGCGGCGCAGCGGGTGACGGGATCACGCTGCAGCAAGAGGGCCAATTCTCGGCGCCGCCCAAGTTGCTGAGCCTGCCGCAAGAAGCGCTGTTGCAGCAATTCCAGCAGTGTGGTCAGTCGTTAGGGATCGGGCTTGAATGGCAGCGATCGGGCGGCGTCTGCGATGGAAACCGCTTGGCCGCCCTGGGCGTTCCCAATGTCGACACGCTGGGCGTACGCGGCGGCAATATCCACTCGACCGGCGAATACATGTGGCGGGCCAGTCTGGCCGAACGAGCGAAGCTATCGGCCAGTTTCCTAATTACCAAGAGTCGCGCCGGGAATTAG